The following coding sequences lie in one Euhalothece natronophila Z-M001 genomic window:
- a CDS encoding ABC transporter substrate-binding protein — translation MIHHLKPKWQAWGRFLSLFLLCATVVIACASDNDAVENEIETLNGERSRITLGTTQKPSHLDPADSYQIAGLGILYNLSDCLFAYELDSTELKPQLATALPEVSDDGLTYTIPLREDVVFHDQTPFNAEAMAFSLRRFMENEGQPSFLLADIVNSVEATGDYELTIELDSPFSAFPALLAFTGTAAVSPNAYEIGKDQFNEETFVGTGPYQLTEWEEDSLELTAFEQYWGETPENAGVNIQFYANEATELFEAFQDGEVDVAYQSLDVDQIRYLVEEATEGKWQAVSSPGMAVVYMALNVTKEPLDDPQVRRAIASMIDRNLFTETTLEGQAEPIYSLIPTSVEVYEPAFQNQYGDGNIEQAKALLTEAGYSEDDPVTVEIWYPGASHNRHLVASRLQEYAEEHLEGLLQFEPQGNDDGTFFSSVREGLYPISLVDWHPDFIDPDNYIHPFVSCGEGSEETGCEEGGAASQGSFYYNERLNELVTLQRQEQDPETRQEQFAEIQEIIATDVPYIPLWQVKNHVFAQNEITGVKLSPSQGFPYWTMAK, via the coding sequence ATGATTCATCACTTAAAACCAAAATGGCAGGCTTGGGGACGCTTTCTCAGCCTATTTCTACTTTGTGCCACCGTCGTTATTGCTTGTGCTAGCGATAATGATGCTGTGGAAAATGAGATAGAAACGCTTAATGGAGAGAGAAGCCGAATTACTCTCGGTACAACTCAAAAACCCAGTCATCTTGATCCTGCCGATAGTTATCAAATTGCAGGGCTAGGGATTCTCTATAATCTTAGTGACTGTCTTTTTGCCTATGAATTAGATAGTACAGAACTTAAACCCCAACTGGCAACCGCCCTACCAGAGGTGAGTGATGATGGCTTAACTTATACCATTCCCCTACGAGAAGATGTTGTCTTTCATGATCAAACCCCCTTTAATGCTGAAGCTATGGCATTTTCGTTAAGGCGGTTTATGGAAAATGAGGGTCAACCTTCTTTTCTACTCGCAGATATTGTCAACTCGGTAGAAGCGACAGGAGACTATGAATTAACCATTGAACTCGATAGCCCATTTTCAGCTTTTCCTGCTTTACTCGCTTTTACAGGAACAGCAGCGGTTTCCCCTAACGCCTATGAAATTGGGAAAGATCAGTTTAATGAGGAAACTTTTGTGGGAACTGGCCCCTATCAACTGACAGAATGGGAAGAAGACTCTCTAGAGTTAACAGCATTTGAGCAATATTGGGGGGAGACTCCTGAAAATGCAGGGGTAAACATTCAATTTTATGCTAATGAAGCGACTGAGTTATTTGAGGCGTTTCAGGATGGGGAAGTTGATGTGGCTTACCAATCTCTTGATGTGGATCAGATTCGCTATTTGGTGGAAGAGGCAACAGAAGGAAAATGGCAAGCGGTGTCAAGTCCGGGCATGGCAGTGGTTTATATGGCTTTAAATGTTACAAAAGAACCCTTAGATGATCCGCAAGTGCGACGCGCGATCGCGTCTATGATTGATCGTAATCTGTTTACGGAAACCACTCTAGAAGGGCAAGCTGAACCAATTTATAGTCTTATTCCCACCAGTGTCGAAGTTTATGAACCCGCTTTTCAAAATCAGTATGGGGATGGCAATATTGAGCAAGCAAAAGCCTTACTCACTGAAGCAGGTTATTCTGAGGATGATCCCGTAACTGTAGAGATTTGGTATCCTGGGGCTTCTCATAACCGTCATTTAGTTGCCTCCAGATTACAAGAGTATGCCGAGGAACATTTAGAGGGTTTGTTGCAGTTTGAACCTCAGGGAAATGATGATGGAACCTTCTTTAGTAGTGTCAGAGAAGGGCTTTATCCCATTTCTTTAGTAGATTGGCATCCTGATTTTATTGATCCTGATAATTATATTCACCCGTTTGTCAGTTGTGGAGAGGGATCAGAAGAAACAGGTTGTGAAGAAGGAGGTGCTGCCTCTCAGGGGTCTTTTTATTATAATGAGCGACTCAATGAACTGGTAACCCTGCAACGACAAGAACAAGATCCTGAAACCCGTCAAGAACAATTTGCAGAAATCCAAGAAATTATTGCCACAGATGTGCCTTATATTCCCCTCTGGCAAGTCAAAAACCATGTATTTGCTCAAAATGAGATTACAGG
- the bioD gene encoding dethiobiotin synthase — MTTLLITGTDTEIGKTVVTLSLTAYWHKYCAWEKLGIMKLIQTGSPGDSHLYQQLFQWQQETALINPVSYQSPIAPPLAAEKENQPVNLTTIWEGLTTLQSQKEVVLVEALGGLGSPITFEMTVADIAAAWQLPIILVVPVKLGAIAQTVANVALARQHQVSIKGVIFNCVSAEAENNQHNWTPSELISNLCQVPILGTIPYLSNPSDLEKLAQVASNLELEYLW, encoded by the coding sequence ATGACAACACTTTTAATCACCGGCACAGATACAGAAATTGGTAAAACCGTTGTTACTCTTAGTTTAACTGCCTACTGGCACAAATATTGTGCTTGGGAGAAATTAGGAATTATGAAACTAATTCAAACTGGGAGTCCTGGCGATAGTCATCTTTATCAACAACTATTTCAGTGGCAACAAGAGACAGCATTAATTAACCCTGTCTCTTATCAATCTCCCATTGCGCCCCCTTTGGCAGCAGAAAAAGAAAATCAACCTGTTAATCTTACTACAATTTGGGAGGGGTTGACTACTTTACAATCACAAAAAGAGGTGGTGTTGGTAGAGGCTTTAGGTGGATTGGGATCTCCAATTACGTTTGAAATGACCGTAGCCGATATTGCAGCCGCCTGGCAGCTTCCTATTATTTTAGTTGTTCCGGTCAAATTAGGCGCGATCGCGCAGACTGTCGCCAATGTAGCCCTTGCCCGTCAACATCAAGTTTCGATTAAAGGAGTAATTTTTAACTGTGTCAGTGCAGAAGCCGAAAACAATCAACACAACTGGACTCCCTCTGAGTTAATTAGTAACCTCTGTCAAGTCCCCATTTTAGGAACCATTCCCTATTTATCGAATCCTAGCGATCTAGAAAAACTCGCACAAGTTGCGTCAAACTTAGAATTAGAATATCTTTGGTAG
- a CDS encoding ribose-phosphate pyrophosphokinase — MSHSATLTLQSSLSQLPDQNRLRIFSGSANEPLAQEVATYLGLQLGPMVRKRFADGELYVQIQESIRGCDVYLVQPCCHPVNDNLMELLIMIDACRRASARQITAVIPYYSYARADRKTAGRESITAKLVANLVTQAGASRVLAMDLHSAQIQGYFDIPLDHVYGSPVLIQYIASKELSNLVVVSPDVGGVARARAFAKKLNDAPLAIIDKRRHSHNEAEVLNLIGDVKGKTAVMVDDLIDTAGTMLEGSRLLREEGADQVYACATHAVLSGPARERLFSGDFEEVIVSNTIPVPGHEDIEPLTILSVANLIGEAISRIHEESSVSSMFR; from the coding sequence GTGAGCCATTCTGCTACTTTAACGCTTCAATCTTCACTAAGCCAACTTCCTGACCAAAACCGTTTACGGATTTTTTCAGGATCTGCAAATGAGCCACTTGCCCAAGAAGTGGCCACTTATCTCGGTCTTCAACTAGGACCAATGGTAAGGAAACGGTTTGCAGACGGTGAGTTATATGTCCAAATTCAGGAATCTATTCGTGGCTGTGATGTTTATTTAGTCCAACCCTGTTGTCATCCGGTTAATGACAACTTAATGGAATTACTGATTATGATTGATGCGTGTCGGCGTGCTTCAGCTCGCCAAATTACCGCAGTCATTCCTTACTATAGTTATGCCCGCGCTGACCGTAAAACTGCAGGACGTGAGTCAATTACAGCCAAACTAGTGGCTAACCTAGTCACTCAAGCAGGAGCGAGTCGGGTTTTAGCAATGGACTTACACTCGGCACAAATTCAGGGATATTTTGATATTCCTTTGGATCATGTGTATGGATCTCCTGTATTAATTCAATATATAGCGAGTAAAGAATTATCTAATCTAGTGGTAGTATCTCCAGATGTAGGAGGGGTAGCTCGTGCTAGAGCATTTGCCAAAAAACTTAATGATGCTCCCTTAGCTATTATTGATAAACGTCGCCATAGCCATAATGAAGCAGAAGTTCTTAATTTAATTGGGGATGTTAAAGGAAAAACTGCTGTTATGGTTGATGATCTCATTGATACTGCTGGTACGATGCTAGAGGGCTCTCGTTTGCTCCGAGAAGAGGGAGCAGATCAAGTTTATGCTTGTGCTACTCATGCTGTGTTATCGGGACCTGCTAGAGAACGTCTATTTAGCGGTGATTTTGAAGAAGTGATTGTTAGCAATACAATTCCTGTGCCCGGACATGAAGATATTGAGCCGTTAACTATCTTATCTGTGGCCAATTTAATTGGAGAGGCAATTTCACGGATTCATGAAGAAAGTTCTGTTAGCAGTATGTTTCGATAG
- a CDS encoding M20 metallopeptidase family protein gives MTVSPAQPIKTSKIRPEIQNLQEQLVKWRRGIHQRPELAFKEKLTSEFVISKLQEWGIPHQTKIAQTGVAAIIEGKTPGKVLGIRADMDALPIDEENEVSYRSQHDGIMHACGHDGHTAIALGTAYYLWQHRENLTGTVKIIFQPAEERPGGAKPMIEEGVLKNPDVDAIIGLHLWNNLPLGTIGVREGALMAAVELFQCQIQGKGGHGAMPHQTTDAIVVGSQVVNAVQSIVARNIDPTDSAVVTVGEFKAGSAMNVIADSAYLSGTVRYFNPALEGYIGQRVEEIIAGTCQSHGASYNLNYWRIYPPVINNPRITELVRSVANNVVETPIGVVPECQTMGGEDMSFFLQEVPGCYFFLGAANTSLGLNYPHHHPRFDFDETALSMGVEMFVRCVEQAENQL, from the coding sequence ATGACAGTCTCTCCGGCTCAACCCATTAAAACTTCTAAGATTCGCCCTGAAATCCAAAACTTACAAGAACAATTAGTTAAATGGCGCAGAGGGATTCATCAACGCCCAGAACTTGCCTTTAAAGAAAAACTGACTTCTGAGTTTGTGATTAGCAAACTGCAAGAATGGGGGATTCCTCATCAAACTAAAATTGCCCAAACAGGAGTCGCCGCCATTATTGAAGGGAAAACTCCAGGCAAGGTGCTAGGGATTCGTGCTGATATGGATGCCCTGCCTATTGATGAAGAAAACGAGGTTTCTTATCGTTCCCAACATGATGGAATTATGCACGCTTGTGGGCATGATGGACATACCGCGATCGCGCTTGGAACAGCTTATTATCTTTGGCAACATCGAGAAAATTTAACAGGAACGGTCAAAATCATCTTTCAGCCTGCCGAAGAAAGGCCTGGTGGGGCAAAACCAATGATCGAAGAAGGGGTACTTAAAAACCCTGATGTGGATGCCATCATTGGCTTACACCTCTGGAACAATTTGCCTTTAGGAACCATTGGCGTGAGAGAAGGCGCTTTAATGGCAGCAGTGGAGTTATTTCAATGCCAAATCCAAGGCAAAGGGGGGCATGGGGCAATGCCTCATCAAACCACAGATGCCATTGTTGTCGGAAGTCAAGTAGTTAATGCAGTGCAGAGTATTGTTGCCCGCAATATTGATCCCACCGATTCAGCAGTAGTGACAGTTGGGGAATTTAAGGCAGGTTCAGCGATGAATGTTATTGCTGATAGCGCCTATCTTTCGGGAACAGTTCGTTATTTTAATCCTGCCTTAGAAGGGTATATCGGACAGAGAGTAGAAGAGATTATCGCAGGGACTTGTCAAAGCCACGGAGCAAGTTATAACCTTAACTATTGGCGAATTTACCCCCCTGTCATTAATAATCCTCGCATTACTGAGTTAGTGCGTTCGGTTGCCAATAATGTTGTAGAAACTCCTATTGGGGTTGTTCCTGAATGTCAAACCATGGGAGGGGAGGATATGTCATTTTTCCTGCAAGAAGTTCCGGGTTGCTACTTCTTTCTTGGGGCTGCTAATACCAGCTTGGGATTAAACTATCCCCACCATCATCCTCGCTTTGACTTTGATGAAACTGCTTTAAGCATGGGAGTAGAAATGTTTGTTCGCTGTGTTGAACAAGCGGAAAACCAACTTTAA